One genomic region from Anabaena sp. PCC 7108 encodes:
- a CDS encoding glycosyltransferase family 2 protein — MSINAKLAEPLVSVIIPTYNRLDYLKQAISSAVQQTYQNIEIIVSDNCSPENPQSLIESFQDSRIKFWRHQQNIGMLANQLSAFKMAQGKYVASLHDDDMWNEDFLAKLVPPLEANSDVILAFCDQYIIDSQSIINHAATVENSKAFKRDTLEKGVHKSFNKIGLIDKSIGTAVACVIRNHIIDWDNIPAEVGGMWDLYLTYLSCISGYGVYYCPEKLTRYRIHEQSDTMLSGGRDVQAKIRKATSELFCYQQFMEDPQLREFKSYFEQKWLESHTTLGIGLMRNKQTVEARSYLWKAMKAQKINLRTLASLTISFSPQALANQLLEIANS, encoded by the coding sequence ATGTCTATCAATGCTAAATTAGCCGAACCTCTAGTCAGCGTCATCATTCCTACTTATAATCGTCTAGATTACTTAAAGCAGGCAATCTCTAGCGCGGTTCAACAGACTTATCAAAATATTGAAATTATCGTTTCTGATAACTGTAGTCCCGAAAATCCTCAATCTCTGATTGAATCCTTCCAAGATTCACGCATCAAATTTTGGCGACACCAACAAAATATTGGTATGTTGGCTAATCAACTAAGTGCTTTCAAAATGGCACAAGGTAAATATGTTGCGAGTCTTCATGATGATGATATGTGGAATGAAGATTTTTTAGCCAAACTTGTACCACCTCTAGAAGCAAACTCTGATGTAATTCTGGCTTTTTGTGATCAATATATTATAGATTCACAGAGCATAATTAATCATGCTGCTACTGTTGAAAATAGCAAAGCTTTCAAGCGAGATACCTTGGAAAAAGGAGTGCATAAATCTTTTAATAAAATTGGGTTAATAGATAAAAGCATAGGGACTGCTGTTGCTTGTGTGATTCGTAATCATATTATTGATTGGGATAATATTCCTGCTGAAGTTGGTGGTATGTGGGATTTGTATTTAACATACCTTTCTTGTATTTCAGGATATGGAGTTTATTATTGTCCCGAAAAATTGACGCGATATCGTATTCATGAACAAAGTGATACGATGCTCAGTGGTGGTCGAGATGTTCAAGCGAAAATCCGTAAGGCTACAAGTGAATTGTTTTGTTACCAACAATTTATGGAAGATCCTCAGCTTCGGGAATTCAAATCTTACTTTGAACAAAAATGGTTAGAATCTCATACGACTTTGGGAATTGGCTTAATGCGAAATAAGCAGACAGTAGAAGCCCGTTCTTATCTTTGGAAAGCCATGAAAGCACAAAAAATTAATTTGCGAACTCTGGCATCACTAACTATCAGTTTTAGTCCTCAAGCTTTAGCGAATCAATTACTAGAAATAGCCAACTCATAG
- a CDS encoding polysaccharide biosynthesis tyrosine autokinase: MVQTSLNPHINSVVETEPGYGQMLTIFVRRFPWFLLVFLSSTALAGIITLKTNPNFKSTMQLLIEPNYQGKKEGGGVENQFTDTSVVIDTATQLNLMQSSGLIQKAVDKLKSDYPNITTKEIKTSLVLTQIKTKDDNVATKIFQVDYTGSNPEKTQKVLTAIRQVYVEYNKQQQDVRLQKGLQVIREQLRKASDEVNASESNLQRFRRNQNLIDPELQAKALEETLNNIQKERQTTRSQYEEALARQKSLEEQLNRSPQNALVSSRLSQSTRYQGLLNEIQKTELALAQERLRFTDDTPSVQKLTEQLQSQKELLRKEVSRTLGGQSTSVFSSRETLLEQGQLGQIDLNLTGQLVDNQTNIVALSARDQTLAQKENELRSQLKRFPSLLAYYNRILPQLQFSRERMEQLLRAEQQLRQELSKGGFNWEVVEEPQKGMLTGPFLQQNLLLGAVVGLMLGGIAAFIREASDDSLHTTAELEKQFSLPLLGTTPKLPAAKPRESVIKLPFGKPEVLAPWTIQVLQSPPRWESLDLIYKNIELLNTVSDLRSLMVTSALPDDGKSALALGLAMSAARLHKKVLLIDANLRAPSLHQQLNLPNEQGLSTLLASDVNIPNQIGVQYSGSSYIDILTAGPIPLDSANLLSSPRMIQLMAAFEENYDLVLIDAPPVLGLVDAMLAASSCRSVIMVASIGKVTRTQLTQATAMLSKLNLIGVVANGVSNSDSAYVPYVKQQQLALQQIVEK, translated from the coding sequence GTGGTTCAAACTAGCCTAAATCCCCATATAAATTCAGTAGTAGAAACAGAACCTGGCTACGGACAAATGCTTACTATATTTGTGCGGAGATTTCCCTGGTTTTTGTTAGTATTTCTCAGTTCTACGGCTCTTGCAGGCATCATAACTTTGAAGACAAATCCTAACTTCAAAAGTACAATGCAACTACTCATAGAACCTAATTATCAAGGTAAAAAGGAAGGAGGTGGAGTAGAAAATCAGTTTACTGACACTAGTGTTGTTATAGACACTGCAACCCAGCTGAATCTAATGCAGAGTTCTGGACTCATCCAAAAAGCAGTAGATAAACTTAAATCAGACTATCCGAATATCACTACCAAAGAAATCAAAACCTCCTTAGTTTTAACTCAAATTAAGACTAAAGATGATAATGTTGCCACTAAAATCTTTCAAGTTGATTATACAGGTAGCAATCCAGAAAAAACCCAAAAAGTGCTGACTGCCATTCGGCAAGTTTATGTAGAATACAACAAACAACAGCAAGATGTACGCTTACAGAAAGGCTTACAAGTTATTAGAGAACAGTTAAGAAAAGCCAGTGATGAAGTAAATGCATCTGAATCCAATCTCCAGCGTTTTCGGAGAAACCAAAACTTAATTGATCCAGAATTACAAGCTAAAGCACTTGAGGAAACTTTAAATAATATTCAGAAAGAGCGGCAGACCACTCGTTCTCAATATGAAGAGGCTTTAGCTCGGCAAAAATCTTTGGAAGAACAACTGAATCGTTCTCCACAAAATGCTTTAGTATCTTCCCGTTTGAGTCAGTCTACTCGCTACCAAGGCTTACTCAATGAAATCCAAAAAACAGAATTAGCTTTAGCACAGGAACGCTTACGCTTTACAGATGATACTCCTAGTGTGCAGAAGCTGACCGAACAACTTCAAAGTCAAAAAGAACTATTAAGAAAAGAAGTTAGTAGAACTTTAGGTGGACAGTCTACTAGTGTATTTAGTTCTAGAGAAACTTTACTTGAACAAGGGCAGCTTGGTCAAATTGACCTGAACCTGACTGGCCAGTTAGTAGATAACCAAACCAATATAGTGGCTTTAAGTGCGCGTGATCAAACCTTAGCGCAAAAAGAGAACGAACTGCGATCGCAACTTAAACGCTTTCCCTCTCTGTTAGCTTACTATAATCGCATACTTCCACAATTACAATTTAGCCGAGAAAGAATGGAGCAATTGCTCAGAGCAGAACAGCAATTGCGGCAGGAACTTTCCAAAGGTGGGTTTAATTGGGAAGTGGTGGAAGAACCACAAAAAGGGATGCTTACTGGTCCTTTCCTCCAACAGAATCTTTTGTTAGGTGCAGTAGTTGGATTAATGTTAGGCGGTATTGCTGCCTTTATTCGAGAAGCATCTGATGATTCATTACATACTACTGCTGAACTGGAAAAACAATTCTCCTTGCCATTATTAGGAACAACACCCAAATTACCAGCAGCTAAACCCAGAGAATCAGTGATCAAATTGCCTTTTGGTAAGCCAGAAGTTCTGGCACCCTGGACAATTCAAGTGCTACAATCCCCACCTCGTTGGGAATCACTAGATCTGATTTATAAAAATATAGAACTTCTCAATACTGTATCTGACTTGAGGTCGTTGATGGTGACATCAGCATTGCCGGATGATGGTAAGTCAGCTTTGGCATTGGGTCTGGCTATGAGTGCAGCTCGATTACACAAAAAGGTACTACTCATTGATGCTAATTTACGCGCTCCCAGTTTGCATCAACAGTTAAACCTTCCTAATGAACAAGGGCTTTCCACTCTACTAGCTAGTGATGTCAATATCCCCAATCAGATTGGAGTTCAATACTCAGGCTCATCCTACATCGACATTTTGACTGCTGGACCCATACCTCTTGACTCAGCTAATCTTTTGAGTTCTCCACGCATGATACAGTTGATGGCAGCATTTGAAGAGAATTATGATTTGGTACTCATCGATGCTCCACCAGTTCTAGGTTTAGTGGATGCCATGCTTGCCGCATCATCTTGTCGCAGCGTAATTATGGTAGCAAGCATTGGTAAAGTCACACGGACTCAACTTACTCAAGCTACAGCTATGTTAAGCAAGTTAAATCTAATTGGGGTTGTGGCTAATGGAGTATCCAACTCTGACAGTGCTTATGTCCCTTATGTCAAGCAACAACAATTGGCGCTACAGCAAATTGTGGAAAAATAG
- a CDS encoding glycosyltransferase family 4 protein — translation MRICIVTHKIKKGDGQGRVNYEVVKEAIRRGHHLTLLASEISPELEKNSLVNWVSIPVKGYPTEFLKNFIFAKKSSDWLGKHGQEVDLIKVNGAITMGAADVNAVHFVHSSWWRSPVHISRNRRDAYGLYQWLYTAINSYWEKRAFQKAKIVVAVSEKVAQELVSIGVPRSTIRVIVNGVDLQEFAPGEAGRQKLGLPENVSLALFAGDIRTPRKNLDTVLQALVKVTNLHLAVVGSTEGSPFPQLTAELGLTERVHFLGYRRDIADIMRAVDLFVFPSRYEACTLVLLEALSSGLPVITATATGGAELVTPECGIVLPNSDDIEALAAALLSLLSEPSQMQQMGVKARTVAEQHSWMTMAQTYLNLFEELIENEEHSSHPHLSPSPRFIALPSGATGTN, via the coding sequence GTGAGAATTTGTATTGTAACCCACAAAATTAAAAAGGGTGATGGTCAGGGACGAGTAAACTATGAAGTGGTTAAAGAAGCGATTCGTCGCGGTCATCATCTGACATTATTGGCAAGTGAAATATCACCAGAGCTAGAAAAAAATAGCTTGGTAAATTGGGTTTCTATCCCCGTTAAAGGATATCCTACGGAATTTCTAAAAAATTTCATATTTGCCAAAAAAAGCAGCGATTGGTTGGGTAAACATGGTCAAGAAGTTGATTTAATTAAAGTCAATGGTGCTATTACTATGGGCGCTGCTGATGTCAATGCAGTACATTTTGTCCATAGTTCGTGGTGGCGATCGCCTGTCCATATTTCTCGTAACCGTCGAGATGCTTATGGGCTATACCAATGGCTCTATACAGCCATAAATTCCTATTGGGAAAAACGAGCTTTCCAAAAAGCCAAAATCGTCGTAGCCGTATCGGAAAAAGTAGCCCAAGAATTAGTCAGCATTGGTGTACCTCGTTCAACAATTCGGGTAATTGTGAATGGTGTTGACTTGCAAGAATTTGCTCCTGGTGAGGCTGGGCGGCAAAAATTAGGTTTACCAGAAAATGTCTCGTTAGCATTGTTTGCTGGAGACATCCGCACACCCAGAAAGAACTTAGATACTGTACTGCAAGCCTTGGTAAAAGTTACCAATTTACATTTAGCAGTGGTAGGAAGTACAGAAGGTAGCCCCTTTCCGCAGCTAACAGCCGAACTAGGCTTAACTGAACGGGTGCATTTTCTGGGATATCGCCGTGACATTGCCGATATTATGCGGGCGGTGGATTTATTTGTGTTTCCATCCCGTTACGAAGCCTGTACCCTCGTATTGTTAGAGGCACTTTCCTCTGGACTACCCGTAATTACTGCCACCGCAACCGGAGGTGCAGAGTTAGTGACACCAGAATGTGGGATCGTTTTGCCCAACTCAGACGACATTGAGGCTTTAGCAGCAGCATTATTGTCTTTACTAAGTGAACCGTCACAAATGCAGCAAATGGGTGTAAAAGCGCGGACTGTAGCTGAACAACATAGCTGGATGACTATGGCGCAAACATATCTGAATCTATTTGAGGAGTTAATTGAGAATGAAGAACACAGTTCTCATCCCCACCTATCGCCGTCCCCTAGATTTATCGCGCTGCCTTCTGGCGCTACAGGCACAAACTAA
- a CDS encoding glycosyltransferase yields MKIALVHDYLTQRGGAERVFELLCKRYPEADIFTSLYEPQKTIDLGERIVNTTFLQKIPGAAKNFRLMAPLYFPAFRALDLQDYDLIISSSTSFAKAVKKKPQARHICFCHNVTRFLWDTETYLREYGDYRYFAPLIEKVFQMMRNVDLKYSQEPDLYIANSSVVARRIQEIYGKNALVINYPIDTSNFVFSDTKDEYYLASARMISYKRLDIIVEAFNWLGWNLLISGDGPELERLKSKALSNIEFLGHVTDGKRKDLFSRAKSIIVAALEDYGLVPVEANASGTPVIAYGAGGVLDTQIPGQTGVFFKRQTPDSLQAALLEAQGISWNYEKIRNHAVNNFSEQAFFSKVEQIIDQSAHMYHSFI; encoded by the coding sequence ATGAAAATTGCTCTCGTCCATGATTACTTAACCCAGCGCGGTGGGGCAGAGCGTGTGTTTGAATTGCTTTGTAAACGCTACCCGGAAGCCGATATTTTTACCTCTTTATACGAGCCGCAAAAAACTATTGATTTAGGTGAGCGTATCGTTAATACAACATTTTTGCAAAAAATTCCTGGTGCAGCTAAAAATTTCCGCTTGATGGCTCCTCTGTACTTTCCTGCTTTTCGGGCTTTGGATTTACAAGACTACGATCTTATTATCAGTAGTAGCACCAGTTTTGCTAAAGCAGTTAAGAAAAAACCACAAGCACGTCATATTTGTTTTTGTCATAATGTTACCCGATTCTTATGGGATACAGAAACTTATTTACGAGAGTATGGAGACTATCGCTACTTTGCTCCCTTAATTGAAAAAGTCTTTCAAATGATGAGAAATGTAGACCTGAAATATTCTCAGGAACCCGACCTCTACATTGCTAATTCCAGTGTTGTTGCCCGACGTATCCAAGAAATTTACGGGAAAAACGCACTTGTAATTAACTATCCAATTGATACAAGTAATTTTGTATTTTCAGATACGAAAGATGAATACTACTTGGCATCTGCCCGGATGATAAGTTATAAACGTCTTGATATCATAGTCGAAGCTTTTAATTGGTTAGGGTGGAATTTATTAATATCAGGTGATGGACCAGAACTAGAACGGTTAAAATCCAAGGCATTAAGCAATATAGAGTTCTTAGGTCATGTTACTGATGGAAAACGTAAAGACTTATTTTCTAGAGCTAAGTCTATTATTGTTGCAGCTTTAGAAGACTATGGATTAGTTCCAGTAGAAGCAAATGCTAGTGGAACTCCAGTAATTGCCTATGGAGCCGGTGGGGTATTAGATACTCAAATACCTGGTCAAACCGGAGTTTTTTTTAAGAGGCAAACACCCGATTCTTTACAAGCCGCATTACTAGAAGCTCAAGGAATATCTTGGAATTACGAAAAAATTCGTAATCACGCTGTCAATAATTTTTCAGAACAAGCCTTCTTTAGTAAGGTTGAGCAAATCATTGATCAATCTGCTCATATGTATCACTCATTCATTTGA
- a CDS encoding glycosyltransferase family 4 protein — MNHTLVAEKMLYQCSAADIRGGGGLETYISSLVNSPIHGVSNRHINSFKNLDQGQCKLLHLHDPEFLAEVSGECPAVFTLHNHSSYCPSGTKYLANRQQKCNRNMHPLGCTWGHLVDGCGSRRPQKIFQGLQNSNNFLNTAKKIKIPVIANSNFVREQIISNGLSPHQVVTLHCGVQRPKYPTASLSKEIHQNQRILFVGRIVPDKGIEWLLKALAKTKSHIHLDIAGEGWIKNDMEKLAERMGLNNRIIWHGWCHKEKLETLYQHCLAVVFPSLWPEPAGLVTLEAYARYRPIIASAVGGIPEYVQDGQTGILIPANHIQKLADAINELATNYHKSRLMGEQGRHWFEQEFTLDIHIQRLEKIYTKTIADFQSF; from the coding sequence ATGAATCATACATTAGTAGCCGAAAAGATGCTCTACCAATGCTCTGCTGCTGATATTAGAGGAGGTGGTGGATTAGAAACTTACATATCTTCTTTGGTAAATTCGCCAATTCATGGGGTAAGCAATCGCCATATTAATTCTTTCAAAAATTTAGACCAAGGTCAATGTAAGTTACTCCACCTTCATGATCCAGAATTTTTAGCAGAAGTAAGTGGCGAATGTCCAGCAGTATTTACACTACATAATCACTCTAGCTACTGTCCAAGTGGCACAAAATATTTAGCAAATCGCCAACAAAAATGTAATCGCAATATGCACCCCTTGGGCTGTACTTGGGGACATTTGGTAGATGGTTGTGGTAGTCGCAGACCGCAAAAGATATTTCAGGGTTTGCAGAATAGTAATAATTTTCTTAATACTGCCAAAAAAATTAAGATTCCTGTAATTGCTAATAGTAATTTTGTGCGGGAACAGATTATTAGTAATGGGTTATCACCCCATCAAGTAGTTACACTACATTGTGGTGTACAACGGCCTAAATATCCTACTGCATCTTTAAGTAAAGAGATTCATCAAAATCAGCGAATTTTGTTTGTGGGTCGAATTGTTCCTGATAAAGGAATTGAATGGTTGCTAAAAGCTTTAGCCAAGACTAAATCTCACATTCATCTTGATATAGCTGGTGAAGGTTGGATTAAAAATGACATGGAAAAATTAGCCGAAAGAATGGGTTTGAACAATCGCATTATTTGGCATGGTTGGTGTCATAAAGAAAAACTAGAAACACTTTATCAACATTGTTTAGCTGTAGTTTTTCCTAGTCTTTGGCCAGAACCTGCTGGTCTAGTAACTTTAGAAGCTTATGCTCGGTATCGTCCTATAATTGCCAGTGCTGTTGGCGGAATTCCTGAATATGTGCAAGATGGTCAAACAGGAATCCTTATCCCAGCTAATCATATTCAAAAATTGGCAGATGCCATCAACGAACTAGCTACAAACTATCATAAAAGCCGATTAATGGGTGAACAAGGTCGGCATTGGTTTGAGCAAGAATTTACTCTTGATATTCACATTCAGCGATTAGAAAAAATCTACACCAAAACTATTGCTGATTTTCAATCTTTTTAA
- the hepA gene encoding heterocyst formation ABC transporter subunit HepA gives MNLQIFHPLRNLLNTSKFWRENHLILREFKHFRRITILALIFTFLAATFEGISIGFLLSFLQNLTNPNSQPIQIGIGWFDHYILGIHTSAVSRLYRVSFLILLSTWIRAAFNYFSQIYTEFCQLYLGDRLRKQIFEQLQSLSLSYFSTTRSGEIVNTITTEIERIRQGFSGGAFLFTRSLTVIVYLSTMVLLSWQLTLIAVFLFTLLAVGLSTLNARVRESSFGTSVANGNFTSTALEFINGIRTVHASGTQELERQRYYKASNQIVSSSTKVILTWTLVKPIAESAATTVLVGMIILAFSSFVVNGALQVSSLLTFFFVLFRLVPFIQDINGTRAFLSTLQGSAENIKTLLKSEDKTYFQNGTIEFTGFKRSIDLVSVDFGYSQNQRVLHNITLTIERGKMTALVGASGAGKTTIADLIPRFYDATDGYIYIDEVDVRQFEINSLRRKIAVVSQDTFIFNTSIWNNIAYGIPEATEAEIKEAARLANAQEFILEMPEGFDTQLGDRGIRLSGGQRQRLAIARALLRNPEILILDEATSALDSVSERLIQDSLEKLAVGRTVIAIAHRLSTIAKADKVVVLEQGRIVEQGKYQELLEQQGKLWQYHQMQYELGQSK, from the coding sequence ATGAATCTTCAAATTTTTCATCCGCTTCGTAATCTGCTTAATACTAGTAAATTCTGGAGAGAAAATCATTTAATTTTGCGAGAGTTTAAACACTTTCGTCGCATTACCATACTTGCCCTAATTTTTACATTTTTGGCTGCCACATTTGAAGGTATTAGCATTGGTTTTTTGCTCTCGTTTTTGCAAAATCTAACGAATCCTAATTCCCAACCAATTCAAATAGGAATAGGCTGGTTTGATCATTACATATTGGGAATTCATACATCAGCAGTTAGCCGCTTATATCGCGTATCTTTTCTAATTTTATTGAGTACTTGGATACGTGCAGCCTTTAACTACTTTTCTCAAATATACACAGAATTTTGTCAATTATATCTTGGAGATCGCTTACGCAAACAAATTTTTGAGCAATTACAATCTTTATCTCTTAGTTATTTTAGCACTACTCGTTCTGGGGAAATAGTTAATACCATTACTACAGAAATTGAGAGGATTCGACAGGGTTTTAGTGGTGGAGCATTTTTATTTACTAGAAGCTTGACGGTTATTGTTTACTTAAGTACAATGGTGTTGCTTTCATGGCAACTGACGCTAATTGCAGTATTTTTGTTCACGCTGTTAGCTGTCGGCTTATCAACTCTCAATGCCAGAGTGCGAGAATCTAGTTTTGGTACATCAGTTGCTAATGGTAATTTTACATCAACAGCCCTAGAATTTATCAATGGCATTCGCACTGTTCATGCCTCTGGTACTCAAGAATTAGAGCGTCAGCGTTACTACAAAGCGAGTAATCAAATAGTCAGTAGTTCAACTAAAGTTATTTTAACTTGGACATTGGTAAAACCAATTGCTGAAAGCGCAGCTACTACTGTGCTGGTAGGTATGATTATTTTGGCTTTTAGTAGCTTTGTGGTTAATGGTGCTTTACAAGTTAGTTCTTTGCTCACCTTTTTCTTTGTACTATTTCGGCTCGTACCATTCATTCAAGATATTAATGGCACAAGAGCATTTCTCAGCACTCTCCAAGGTTCAGCCGAAAATATTAAAACCTTGTTAAAAAGTGAGGATAAAACCTACTTTCAAAACGGCACAATTGAATTTACAGGTTTTAAAAGATCAATTGATTTAGTCTCAGTGGATTTTGGCTATAGTCAGAATCAACGCGTGCTGCATAATATCACTCTGACAATTGAACGAGGCAAAATGACCGCCTTAGTCGGTGCGTCTGGTGCTGGTAAAACCACAATTGCCGATTTAATTCCTCGGTTTTATGATGCTACAGATGGCTATATTTACATTGATGAAGTTGATGTGCGACAATTTGAAATTAACTCTCTCCGCCGCAAAATAGCGGTTGTTAGTCAGGATACTTTTATCTTTAACACTTCTATTTGGAACAATATTGCCTATGGTATACCAGAGGCAACAGAAGCGGAAATTAAAGAAGCGGCTCGATTGGCAAATGCACAAGAATTTATTTTAGAAATGCCAGAAGGGTTTGATACACAATTGGGAGATAGAGGTATTCGGTTATCTGGGGGACAAAGACAGCGACTTGCTATTGCGCGTGCTTTATTGCGTAACCCGGAGATTTTGATTTTAGATGAAGCAACTAGTGCTTTGGATTCTGTGTCTGAGCGATTAATTCAGGATTCATTAGAAAAGCTTGCTGTTGGTCGAACTGTGATTGCAATTGCTCACCGTCTTTCTACAATTGCTAAAGCTGATAAAGTAGTAGTTTTAGAACAAGGACGAATAGTAGAACAGGGTAAATATCAAGAGCTTTTGGAACAGCAAGGTAAGCTTTGGCAATATCACCAAATGCAGTATGAATTAGGTCAGTCTAAATAG
- the hepC gene encoding heterocyst development glycosyltransferase HepC: MTTSIIPNLQSNCTIPQHHQNYHSQYCTLQWRRGQLLVKLPRNLEQPYLPSLENKQLLVECLKHSPVSLVSIDPKLGDTSLRFWAEACQQAKKPIFLSIPPSQKLPKQGQQMLRTIQRLIDWVLAFFVLLLVSPLILVLSVLMQIYSPGVLFSYEWHIGERGKLFQLIKFCTNGKHNITFLGFLMCSYGLNNLPKLFNVLRGDISLIGSHCWALTDAVQLNLEDEKQLNQLSVMTNRW, translated from the coding sequence ATGACAACATCAATCATTCCCAATTTACAAAGTAACTGCACCATACCCCAACACCATCAAAATTATCACTCTCAATACTGCACACTTCAATGGCGTAGAGGCCAGTTATTAGTAAAGTTGCCTAGAAACCTAGAACAACCATATCTACCTTCACTAGAGAACAAACAATTATTGGTAGAGTGTTTAAAACATTCTCCAGTTAGTTTGGTGAGTATAGATCCAAAACTAGGTGATACTTCACTACGATTTTGGGCAGAGGCCTGTCAACAGGCTAAAAAGCCAATATTCCTCAGCATACCTCCTAGTCAGAAATTGCCTAAACAAGGTCAACAAATGTTGAGGACTATACAAAGACTAATTGACTGGGTTTTGGCTTTTTTTGTCCTGTTATTAGTTAGCCCTCTGATACTAGTATTGTCCGTACTTATGCAAATTTACTCCCCTGGCGTATTATTTTCTTATGAATGGCATATTGGTGAGAGAGGTAAACTTTTTCAACTGATTAAATTTTGTACAAATGGAAAACATAATATCACATTTTTAGGTTTTTTGATGTGTAGCTATGGTCTAAATAATTTACCAAAATTATTTAATGTACTGCGTGGTGACATAAGTTTAATAGGCTCTCATTGTTGGGCTTTAACAGATGCAGTTCAGCTAAATCTTGAAGATGAAAAACAGCTAAATCAGTTGTCAGTAATGACGAATCGATGGTAA
- a CDS encoding glycosyltransferase family 2 protein, which yields MKNTVLIPTYRRPLDLSRCLLALQAQTKPVDQAIAIVRDTDTETWQFLDQFNPQNLPLQIVTVTQSGVVAALNAGLAEVKGDIVSITDDDAAPHPDWLEKITAHFAADSCIGAVGGRDWVHHGSKLEDESRPVVGRLQWFGRVIGNHHLGVGIPREVDVLKGVNMSFRQQAIQTLRFDERMRGTGAQVHFEMAFTLTLKRAGWKIIYDPQVAVDHYPAQRFDEDQRRNFNETALINLVHNETLVLLEHLPPIRRAIFLFWALLVGTRDSLGLIQSLRLFPSQRELVGKKLLASWRGRWQGWQTYQGLGIGNWG from the coding sequence ATGAAGAACACAGTTCTCATCCCCACCTATCGCCGTCCCCTAGATTTATCGCGCTGCCTTCTGGCGCTACAGGCACAAACTAAACCTGTTGATCAAGCGATCGCTATTGTCCGGGATACAGATACAGAAACTTGGCAATTTCTAGACCAATTCAACCCCCAAAACCTACCTTTGCAAATCGTCACAGTCACACAATCAGGAGTAGTTGCCGCCCTCAATGCCGGACTGGCAGAGGTAAAAGGAGATATTGTTTCCATTACTGATGATGATGCTGCACCCCACCCAGATTGGTTAGAGAAAATTACTGCCCACTTTGCCGCAGATAGTTGCATTGGTGCTGTGGGTGGGCGTGATTGGGTACATCACGGCAGCAAACTAGAAGACGAATCCCGACCAGTAGTTGGTCGGTTACAGTGGTTTGGGCGTGTAATTGGCAATCATCATTTAGGTGTTGGTATACCTCGTGAAGTCGATGTTCTCAAAGGTGTAAACATGAGTTTTCGACAACAAGCCATTCAAACATTACGTTTTGATGAGCGGATGCGAGGAACAGGGGCGCAGGTACATTTTGAAATGGCATTTACCCTCACCCTAAAACGAGCAGGTTGGAAAATTATTTATGATCCTCAAGTTGCCGTAGATCATTATCCAGCCCAACGTTTTGATGAAGACCAGCGGCGAAACTTTAATGAAACAGCCTTAATTAATTTAGTTCATAATGAAACCCTAGTTTTACTAGAGCATTTGCCCCCGATTCGTCGGGCGATCTTTTTGTTCTGGGCATTATTAGTAGGAACTAGAGATAGTTTAGGTCTAATCCAATCGCTGCGACTTTTTCCCAGCCAAAGAGAACTTGTGGGTAAAAAGTTGCTCGCATCTTGGCGTGGGCGTTGGCAAGGATGGCAGACATATCAGGGACTGGGGATTGGGAACTGGGGATGA